A section of the Triticum dicoccoides isolate Atlit2015 ecotype Zavitan chromosome 7A, WEW_v2.0, whole genome shotgun sequence genome encodes:
- the LOC119328839 gene encoding ankyrin repeat domain-containing protein EMB506, chloroplastic-like yields the protein MLPWAATASSSSSSAAALLHASPLPASHRAALPRYRPSPFLPPPLSIGFRSPARALPRGGDAFWEEPDDGSGSDYEDEGKQATGQRSSPFPSPFPLSRLVATRQQERQEQELRREIELLLTPEEEAILDQNETADVTKISSPKWHPLHTYALALQIPLMDKLLDNGVDIDLVDKDGFTPLHKAIIGKKEAVISHLLRKGANPHVTDRDGATPLHYAVQVGALQTVKLLIKYRVDVNVADVDGWTPLHLAVQSRNRDITKILLVNGADQTRRTNGGKTPLDLSLCFGRDFNSYDLAKLLKLVPANRGV from the exons ATGCTCCCATGGGCGgccacggcctcctcctcctcctcctccgccgccgctctTCTCCATGCCTCTCCACTCCCCGCCTCCCACCGCGCTGCACTACCTCGCTACCGTCCGTCTCCCTTTCTTCCGCCGCCGCTCTCAATTGGCTTCCGTTCCCCGGCACGCGCCCTCCCTCGCGGCGGCGACGCCTTCTGGGAGGAACCAGACGACGGCTCCGGGAGCGACTACGAGGATGAGGGAAAGCAAGCGACCGGACAAAGAAGCTCTCCTTTCCCTTCCCCCTTCCCGCTCTCCAGGCTCGTTGCAACGCGCCAGCAGGAGCGTCAAGAGCAGGAGCTCCGGAGAG AAATCGAGCTTCTCTTAACGCCAGAAGAAGAGGCTATCTTGGATCAGAATGAGACTGCTGATGTCACCAAAATTTCATCA CCAAAATGGCATCCGCTTCATACATACGCATTGGCGCTGCAGATACCTCtgatggacaagctgctcgacaatGGTGTTGATATCGATTTAGTTGATAAA GATGGTTTCACTCCTCTTCACAAGGCGATAATAGGCAAAAAGGAGGCTGTCATTAGCCATCTCCTAAGAAAAGGAGCAAATCCTCATGTCACAGATAGG GATGGAGCCACACCATTACATTATGCAGTTCAAGTTGGTGCCCTGCAAACCGTGAAGCTGCTGATTAAGTACAGGGTTGATGTTAACGTTGCTGATGTT GATGGCTGGACACCACTGCATTTAGCGGTACAGAGTAGAAATCGAGATATAACAAAGATATTGCTTGTCAATGGTGCTGATCAGACAAGAAGAACCAAT GGTGGGAAGACTCCATTGGACCTGAGCTTATGTTTCGGAAGGGATTTCAACTCATATGATCTGGCAAAGCTTCTCAAACTTGTTCCAGCCAACAGAGGTGTGTGA
- the LOC119331305 gene encoding tRNA (guanine-N(7)-)-methyltransferase-like: MTRTSGANGGGQQGSGKLPRKRFYRARAHSNPLSDSHFPIPISPDDVDLSQHYPRYFPADKGEHGDGDGDAEAPRIRFADVGCGFGGLLVGLSPLFPDKLMIGMELRDKVTEYVKERVLALRASNPGQYDNISVVRTNSMKYIPNYFGKAQLSKMFFLFPDPHFKEKNHRRRVISMHLLDEYAYVMEAGGIIYTITDVEELGIWMRTCLEKHPLFEAVPEEEIKVDPVVKLLSSATEEGQKVARNGGQTFQAIFRRISLQEE; the protein is encoded by the exons ATGACGAGGACCAGCGGCGCGAACGGCGGCGGGCAGCAGGGGTCCGGGAAGCTCCCGCGGAAGCGCTTCTACCGGGCGCGCGCGCACAGCAACCCGCTCAGCGACTCGCACTTCCCGATCCCGATATCGCCCGACGACGTCGACCTCTCGCAGCACTACCCGCGCTACTTCCCGGCCGACAAGGGCGAGCACGGTGATGGGGACGGGGACGCGGAGGCGCCCCGGATCCGCTTCGCTGACGTCGGGTGCGGGTTTGGTGGGCTGCTCGTCGGGCTCTCGCCGCTCTTCCCGGACAAGCTCATGATTGGCATGGAGCTCAGGGACAAG GTGACTGAGTATGTCAAAGAGAGGGTTCTGGCTTTGAGAGCATCAAATCCAGGACAATATGACAACATATCCGTTGTGCGCACCAATTCAATGAAATACATTCCTAACTACTTTGGAAAGGCTCAGCTCTCCAAAATGTTCTTCCTGTTCCCTGATCCTCACTTCAAGGAGAAGAATCACCGGAGGAGGGTGATTAGCATGCATTTGCTCGATGAATACGCTTACGTGATGGAAGCGGGAGGAATCATATACACTATTACTGATGTAGAGGAGCTTGGTATATGGATGcgcacatgtctggagaaacacccACTCTTCGAAGCTGTTCCAGAGGAAGAGATAAAAGTCGATCCAGTTGTGAAGCTACTGTCTAGTGCCACCGAAGAAGGCCAGAAGGTCGCGAGGAATGGAGGGCAGACTTTCCAGGCCATCTTCAGGCGCATCTCCTTGCAAGAGGAATAA